In Panthera tigris isolate Pti1 chromosome C1, P.tigris_Pti1_mat1.1, whole genome shotgun sequence, the following proteins share a genomic window:
- the POLR3C gene encoding DNA-directed RNA polymerase III subunit RPC3 isoform X1, translated as MTQAEIKLCSLLLQEHFGEIVEKIGVHLIRTGSQPLRVIAHDTGTSLDQVKKALCVLIQHNLVIYQVHKRGVVEYEAQCSRVLRMLRYPRYIYTAKTLYSDTGELIVEELLLNGKMTMSAVVKKVADRLTETMEDGKTMDYSEVSNTFVRLADTHFVQRCPWVPVTENSDPGPPPPAPILIISEKDMYLVPKLSLIGKGKRRRSSDEDAAGEPKAKRPKHGTDNKEPIPDDGIYWQANLDRFHQHFRDQAIVSAVANRMDQTSSEIVRTMLRMSEITTPSTAPFTQPLSSNEIFRSLPVGYNISKQVLDQYLTLLADDPLEFVGKSGDSGGGMYVINLHKALGSLATATLESVVQERFGSRCARIFRLVLQKKHLEQKQVEDFAMIPAKEAKDMLYKMLSENFISLQEIPKTPDHAPSRTFYLYTVNILSAARMLLHRCYKSIANLIERRQFETKENKRLLEKSQRVEAIIASMQATGAEDAQLQEIEEMITAPERQQLETLKRNVNKLDASEIQVDETIFLLESYIESTMKRQ; from the exons ATGACTCAAGCAGAAATTAAACTTTGTTCTTTGTTGCTGCAAGAGCATTTTGGAGAGATTGTAGAAAAAATAGGAGTCCACCTAATCAGAACTGGCAGCCAGCCATTAAGAGTAATTGCCCACGACACAGGAACATCGCTGGATCAG GTCAAAAAAGCCCTTTGTGTGCTCATCCAGCACAACCTGGTGATATATCAAGTGCACAAACGTGGCGTAGTGGAGTATGAAGCCCAGTGCAGCCGAGTGTTGCGAATGCTTAGGTATCCCCGGTACATCTACACTGCCAAAACACTGTACAGTGACACTGGAGAGCTCATTGTTGAGGAGCTGCTGTTGAATGGCAAAATGACAATGTCAGCTGTTGTGAAGAAAGTGGCAGACCGGCTTACAGAGACTATGGAGG ATGGCAAGACCATGGACTACTCTGAGGTATCAAACACATTTGTGCGACTAGCAGACACACACTTTGTGCAGCGTTGCCCCTGGGTGCCTGTTACTGAGAATTCAGACCCTGGGCCGCCACCACCTGCCCCCATTCTTATCATCAGTGAAAAGGACATGTACTTGGTTCCTAAACTGAGCTTGATAG GAAAAGGTAAAAGGAGAAGATCATCTGATGAAGATGCTGCTGGGGAGCCGAAGGCCAAAAGACCAAAACATGGCACAGATAACAAAGAG cCCATTCCAGATGATGGGATTTATTGGCAGGCCAACCTTGACAGATTCCACCAGCACTTCCGTGACCAAGCCATTGTCAGCGCAGTTGCCAACAGGATGGACCAG ACCAGCAGCGAGATCGTGCGGACTATGCTTCGGATGAGTGAGATTACCACTCCCTCTACTGCTCCCTTCACCCAGCCGTTGTCTTCCAATGAG ATCTTTAGATCCCTGCCTGTTGGCTATAACATCTCTAAACAAGTTCTCGATCAGTATCTCACTCTACTGGCAGACGATCCA cTAGAGTTTGTTGGAAAGTCTGGCGACAGTGGTGGAGGAATGTATGTCATCA ACCTGCATAAAGCTCTAGGATCCCTAGCCACAGCCACTCTGGAGTCTGTCGTACAGGAGAG ATTTGGGTCTCGCTGTGCCAGAATATTCCGTCTAGTTTTGCAAAAGAAACACCTGGAGCAGAAACAGGTAGAAGACTTTGCAATGATTCCAGCAAAGGAGGCAAAGGATATGCTTTATAAGATGCTCTCAGAAAATTTCATATCACTCCAG GAAATTCCCAAAACGCCAGACCATGCCCCATCCAGGACCTTCTATTTATATACTGTGAACATCCTGTCAGCTGCCCGAATGTTGCTGCACAGGTGCTACAAG agCATAGCCAACTTAATAGAAAGGAGACAGTTTGAAACCAAAGAGAACAA GCGTCTGCTGGAAAAGTCACAGAGGGTAGAAGCCATCATTGCATCTATGCAGGCTACAGGTGCCGAGGACGCACAGCTACAAGAAATAGAGGAAATGATCACAGCCCCTGAACGCCAGCAGCTAGAAACCCTGAAGCGTAATGTCAACAA GTTGGATGCCAGTGAGATCCAAGTGGATGAAACCATCTTCCTGCTGGAGTCATATATTGAGAGCACCATGAAGAGACAATGA
- the POLR3C gene encoding DNA-directed RNA polymerase III subunit RPC3 isoform X2, with amino-acid sequence MTQAEIKLCSLLLQEHFGEIVEKIGVHLIRTGSQPLRVIAHDTGTSLDQVKKALCVLIQHNLVIYQVHKRGVVEYEAQCSRVLRMLRYPRYIYTAKTLYSDTGELIVEELLLNGKMTMSAVVKKVADRLTETMEGKGKRRRSSDEDAAGEPKAKRPKHGTDNKEPIPDDGIYWQANLDRFHQHFRDQAIVSAVANRMDQTSSEIVRTMLRMSEITTPSTAPFTQPLSSNEIFRSLPVGYNISKQVLDQYLTLLADDPLEFVGKSGDSGGGMYVINLHKALGSLATATLESVVQERFGSRCARIFRLVLQKKHLEQKQVEDFAMIPAKEAKDMLYKMLSENFISLQEIPKTPDHAPSRTFYLYTVNILSAARMLLHRCYKSIANLIERRQFETKENKRLLEKSQRVEAIIASMQATGAEDAQLQEIEEMITAPERQQLETLKRNVNKLDASEIQVDETIFLLESYIESTMKRQ; translated from the exons ATGACTCAAGCAGAAATTAAACTTTGTTCTTTGTTGCTGCAAGAGCATTTTGGAGAGATTGTAGAAAAAATAGGAGTCCACCTAATCAGAACTGGCAGCCAGCCATTAAGAGTAATTGCCCACGACACAGGAACATCGCTGGATCAG GTCAAAAAAGCCCTTTGTGTGCTCATCCAGCACAACCTGGTGATATATCAAGTGCACAAACGTGGCGTAGTGGAGTATGAAGCCCAGTGCAGCCGAGTGTTGCGAATGCTTAGGTATCCCCGGTACATCTACACTGCCAAAACACTGTACAGTGACACTGGAGAGCTCATTGTTGAGGAGCTGCTGTTGAATGGCAAAATGACAATGTCAGCTGTTGTGAAGAAAGTGGCAGACCGGCTTACAGAGACTATGGAGG GAAAAGGTAAAAGGAGAAGATCATCTGATGAAGATGCTGCTGGGGAGCCGAAGGCCAAAAGACCAAAACATGGCACAGATAACAAAGAG cCCATTCCAGATGATGGGATTTATTGGCAGGCCAACCTTGACAGATTCCACCAGCACTTCCGTGACCAAGCCATTGTCAGCGCAGTTGCCAACAGGATGGACCAG ACCAGCAGCGAGATCGTGCGGACTATGCTTCGGATGAGTGAGATTACCACTCCCTCTACTGCTCCCTTCACCCAGCCGTTGTCTTCCAATGAG ATCTTTAGATCCCTGCCTGTTGGCTATAACATCTCTAAACAAGTTCTCGATCAGTATCTCACTCTACTGGCAGACGATCCA cTAGAGTTTGTTGGAAAGTCTGGCGACAGTGGTGGAGGAATGTATGTCATCA ACCTGCATAAAGCTCTAGGATCCCTAGCCACAGCCACTCTGGAGTCTGTCGTACAGGAGAG ATTTGGGTCTCGCTGTGCCAGAATATTCCGTCTAGTTTTGCAAAAGAAACACCTGGAGCAGAAACAGGTAGAAGACTTTGCAATGATTCCAGCAAAGGAGGCAAAGGATATGCTTTATAAGATGCTCTCAGAAAATTTCATATCACTCCAG GAAATTCCCAAAACGCCAGACCATGCCCCATCCAGGACCTTCTATTTATATACTGTGAACATCCTGTCAGCTGCCCGAATGTTGCTGCACAGGTGCTACAAG agCATAGCCAACTTAATAGAAAGGAGACAGTTTGAAACCAAAGAGAACAA GCGTCTGCTGGAAAAGTCACAGAGGGTAGAAGCCATCATTGCATCTATGCAGGCTACAGGTGCCGAGGACGCACAGCTACAAGAAATAGAGGAAATGATCACAGCCCCTGAACGCCAGCAGCTAGAAACCCTGAAGCGTAATGTCAACAA GTTGGATGCCAGTGAGATCCAAGTGGATGAAACCATCTTCCTGCTGGAGTCATATATTGAGAGCACCATGAAGAGACAATGA
- the NUDT17 gene encoding nucleoside diphosphate-linked moiety X motif 17 isoform X1, whose protein sequence is MAAARVLLLLSGRAESPSFAQSVCGLLGAGPGLGPWPTHCGLKRGRLVLSDGPFPGSSARLPLQRPPFCPFAALDQQLRTPGAELPSNRGVDLGVAVLLQSSDQSVLLTRRTRTLSVSPNLWVPPGGHVGLDEELLDGGLRELQEETGLQLPHGQFSWVPLGLWESAYPPRLSWGLPRYHHIILYLLVVSWESQQQLQARIQPNPSEVSAFTWLGPEIAAAVAAAEDGTETPTHLPRDLPPSVLTVELGEDKRARPLALPTSTLLRTTPTTAEGNERVSAGTKFALRLWLQHLGR, encoded by the exons ATGGCCGCCGCGCGGGTGCTGCTGCTCCTGTCCGGGCGCGCGGAGTCGCCGAGCTTCGCCCAGAGTGTGTGTGGCCTCCTGGGCGCCGGGCCAGGGCTCGGGCCGTGGCCCACGCACTGCGGCTTGAAGCGAGGACGACTCGTCCTCTCGGACGGGCCATTCCCAGGCTCCTCGGCCAGGCTTCCGCTCCAG CGACCCCCTTTCTGCCCTTTTGCGGCCCTGGACCAGCAGCTCAGGACTCCGGGGGCCGAGCTGCCCAGCAACCGAGGTGTGGATCTGGGTGTGGCCGTCCTTCTGCAGTCCAGCGACCAGTCTGTCTTGTTAACGCGCAGGACACGCACCCTCAGCGTTTCTCCCAACCTCTGGGTACCCCCAG GTGGGCACGTGGGACTTGATGAAGAG CTGTTGGACGGAGGGCTGCGAGAGCTTCAGGAGGAGACTGGACTACAGCTGCCCCACGGCCAGTTCTCTTGGGTCCCTCTGGGGTTATGGGAG TCTGCCTACCCTCCTAGGCTGAGCTGGGGTCTCCCCAGATACCATCACATCATTCTCTATCTACTCGTGGTCTCCTGGGAGTCACAGCAGCAGCTGCAG GCCCGGATCCAACCAAACCCGAGTGAGGTGAGCGCCTTTACGTGGCTGGGACCAGAGATAGCAGCTGCCGTGGCTGCTGCAGAGGATGGGACAGAGACACCCACACATCTTCCCCGGGACCTACCACCCTCTGTCCT TACAGTGGAACTAGGGGAGGACAAAAGAGCTCGACCCCTGGCCTTGCCCACATCCACGCTGCTGCGGACGACCCCGACCACAGCAGAAGGCAACGAGAGGGTCAGCGCTGGGACCAAGTTTGCCCTCAGGCTCTGGCTGCAGCATCTGGGCAG
- the NUDT17 gene encoding nucleoside diphosphate-linked moiety X motif 17 isoform X2 codes for MAAARVLLLLSGRAESPSFAQSVCGLLGAGPGLGPWPTHCGLKRGRLVLSDGPFPGSSARLPLQRPPFCPFAALDQQLRTPGAELPSNRGVDLGVAVLLQSSDQSVLLTRRTRTLSVSPNLWVPPGGHVGLDEELLDGGLRELQEETGLQLPHGQFSWVPLGLWEARIQPNPSEVSAFTWLGPEIAAAVAAAEDGTETPTHLPRDLPPSVLTVELGEDKRARPLALPTSTLLRTTPTTAEGNERVSAGTKFALRLWLQHLGR; via the exons ATGGCCGCCGCGCGGGTGCTGCTGCTCCTGTCCGGGCGCGCGGAGTCGCCGAGCTTCGCCCAGAGTGTGTGTGGCCTCCTGGGCGCCGGGCCAGGGCTCGGGCCGTGGCCCACGCACTGCGGCTTGAAGCGAGGACGACTCGTCCTCTCGGACGGGCCATTCCCAGGCTCCTCGGCCAGGCTTCCGCTCCAG CGACCCCCTTTCTGCCCTTTTGCGGCCCTGGACCAGCAGCTCAGGACTCCGGGGGCCGAGCTGCCCAGCAACCGAGGTGTGGATCTGGGTGTGGCCGTCCTTCTGCAGTCCAGCGACCAGTCTGTCTTGTTAACGCGCAGGACACGCACCCTCAGCGTTTCTCCCAACCTCTGGGTACCCCCAG GTGGGCACGTGGGACTTGATGAAGAG CTGTTGGACGGAGGGCTGCGAGAGCTTCAGGAGGAGACTGGACTACAGCTGCCCCACGGCCAGTTCTCTTGGGTCCCTCTGGGGTTATGGGAG GCCCGGATCCAACCAAACCCGAGTGAGGTGAGCGCCTTTACGTGGCTGGGACCAGAGATAGCAGCTGCCGTGGCTGCTGCAGAGGATGGGACAGAGACACCCACACATCTTCCCCGGGACCTACCACCCTCTGTCCT TACAGTGGAACTAGGGGAGGACAAAAGAGCTCGACCCCTGGCCTTGCCCACATCCACGCTGCTGCGGACGACCCCGACCACAGCAGAAGGCAACGAGAGGGTCAGCGCTGGGACCAAGTTTGCCCTCAGGCTCTGGCTGCAGCATCTGGGCAG